A stretch of Henckelia pumila isolate YLH828 chromosome 4, ASM3356847v2, whole genome shotgun sequence DNA encodes these proteins:
- the LOC140860612 gene encoding uncharacterized protein — translation MIVPDKKESFEVMCDSSDYAVRAVLGQRRDRCFVQFTMSAAFLMEHIRITQLLKKRMIRYIFTKKDANLRLIRWILLLQEFYFEIRDKKRSENLVADHLSRLELEGKAEYGLIKEQFPEEHLFEVNFKLPWFADISNFYGVLPPDLNNHQRKKFFLDAKFYLWDDPFVYKMFSDQVIRRCVSDVAARKILKQCHYAMYGGHFGASKTSAKLETIATPTNDAIVVAKFVQKIFFMRFGTPRAILSDDDTHFYNKIFNSLIPKYGVRQKDTCAYYPQTNGQAEISNRKIDQIMEKTVKTNRKDWKIKLDDGL, via the exons ATGATTGTGCCTGATAAAAAAGAGTCGTTTGAGGTGATGTGTGATTCAAGTGATTATGCTGTGAGAGCAGTTTTAGGCCAAAGAAGAGATAGATGTTTCGTGCAATTTACTATGTCAGCCGCATTCTTGATGGAGCACATTAGAATTACACAACTACTGAAAAAGAGAA TGATTCGCTATATTTTTACTAAGAAGGATGCAAATTTGAGATTGATTCGGTGGATACTCTTGCTACAAGAGTTCTATTTTGAAATTCGAGACAAGAAAAGAAGTGAAAATCTTGTGGCGGATCATTTGTCTCGTTTAGAATTGGAAGGAAAAGCTGAATATGGACTCATCAAGGAACAATTTCCGGAAGAGCATCTTTTTGAGGTAAATTTTAAACTCCCTTGGTTTGCTGATATTTCTAACTTTTATGGTGTTTTGCCTCCAGATCTTAACAATCATCAAAGGAAGAAATTTTTTCTTGATGCCAAGTTCTATCTATGGGATGATCCATTTGTGTATAAGATGTTTTCGGATCAAGTGATAAGGAGATGTGTGTCTGATGTTGCAGCGAGAAAAATTCTAAAACAATGCCATTATGCGATGTATGGTGGTCACTTTGGAGCATCAAAGACATCCGCTAAG TTGGAAACAATTGCCACCCCAACTAATGATGCTATTGTAGTAGCAAAGTTTGTGCAGAAAATTTTTTTCATGCGGTTTGGAACTCCACGGGCAATTCTCAGTGATGACGACACACATTTTTACAATAAGATTTTCAATTCATTGATACCAAAATATGGTGTTAGGCAAAAAGATACATGTGCATACTATCCGCAAACAAATGGTCAAGCTGAAATATCCAATCGGAAAATTGATCAAATTATGGAAAAGACTGTCAAGACTAACCGGAAGGATTGGAAAATCAAGTTAGATGATGGTCTATGA